A genomic stretch from Falco cherrug isolate bFalChe1 chromosome 1, bFalChe1.pri, whole genome shotgun sequence includes:
- the MMAA gene encoding methylmalonic aciduria type A protein, mitochondrial encodes MKIPSLLLRFPHCYFSRRTYFVNCHFTSRADLLHIESLGPVHHCPTKWICSWICSSSGLRRELCQQVAPDQQIEGLPDREQRLVDRLYNGLTQGHRACLAEAITLVESTQSRKKKVAQVLLQKVLSYHREQEKLNQGKPLAFRVGLSGPPGAGKSTFIECFGKMLTERKYKVSVLAVDPSSSTSGGSLLGDKTRMTELSRDMNAYIRPSPTRGTLGGVTRTTNEAILLCEGGGYNVVLVETVGVGQSEFAVADMVDMFILLLPPAGGDELQGIKRGIIEMADLVAINKADGDLVVPARRIQAEYVSALKLLRRRSKVWRPKVMRISAKTGEGISDMWDKMTEFHDLMLTSGELIAKRRRQQKVWMWNLIQENMLEHFRSHLAVKDKIPLLEEKVLSGVLSPGLAADLLLKAFKDGL; translated from the exons ATGAAGATCCCCAGTTTGCTGCTGAGATTCCCTCATTGTTATTTCTCTAGAAGAACTTACTTCGTGAACTGTCACTTCACTTCCAGAGCAGATTTACTGCATATTGAATCTCTTGGGCCAGTGCACCATTGTCCTACAAAATGGATATGTTCATGGATATGTTCCTCCAGCGGTTTGAGGAGAGAACTGTGTCAGCAAGTGGCCCCTGACCAGCAAATCGAGGGACTTCCTGATAGAGAACAAAGACTTGTAGACAGACTTTACAATGGACTAACCCAGGGTCACAGAGCCTGTTTAGCAGAAGCTATTACACTTGTAGAATCAACTCAGAGTAGGAAGAAGAAAGTAGCCCAGGTGCTTCTTCAGAAGGTATTATCCTACCACAGGGAACAAGAAAAGTTAAATCAAGGAAAGCCACTTGCCTTTAGAGTGG GGTTGTCTGGTCCTCCTGGTGCTGGGAAATCAACTTTCATAGAATGCTTTGGGAAAATGCTTACAGAAAGAAAGTACAAAGTGTCTGTGCTGGCTGTAGACCCTTCCTCTAGTACAAGTGGTG GTTCTCTATTGGGTGATAAAACACGGATGACTGAGTTGTCAAGAGACATGAATGCGTACATCAGACCATCTCCAACCAGAGGGACACTGGGAGGCGTAACAAGGACGACGAATGAAGCTATTCTGCTATGTGAAGGAGGAGGCTACAATGTTGTGCTTGTGGAAACAGTAG GTGTGGGACAGTCGGAATTTGCTGTGGCTGATATGGTTGATATGTTTATATTACTGCTGCCACCTGCGGGTGGAGATGAATTACAG GGTATCAAACGAGGTATAATTGAGATGGCAGATCTAGTTGCTATAAATAAAGCTGATGGTGATTTGGTTGTGCCTGCACGAAGAATACAGGCTGAATATGTTAGTGCTCTGAAGCTGCTTCGCAGACGTTCAAAGGTTTGGAGACCAAAG GTAATGCGCATCTCTGCCAAAACCGGAGAAGGTATCTCGGACATGTGGGATAAAATGACAGAATTTCATGACCTCATGCTCACAAGCGGTGAGTTGATTGCCAAACGACGGAGACAGCAGAAAGTGTGGATGTGGAATCTCATCCAAGAAAATATGTTGGAACATTTCCGGAGTCACTTGGCAGTCAAGGATAAGATTCCACTTCTAGAAGAAAAAGTTCTTAGTGGTGTGTTGTctcctgggctggcagctgacTTGCTACTGAAAGCTTTCAAAGATGGTCTCTAA